A single window of Pontibacillus chungwhensis DNA harbors:
- a CDS encoding spore germination protein: MRRSVQKKKKPSDTFPCSIEEFKKQLSTMLQDSPDLNFTTYTLGQKRVLIFYFTYQINKEQLHRSLLDTLLTSQNKTWDAKMIQNEVPLASSTLHDTLVSVAKELIQGGAGIYVEEDDQPITYYIPEQARRAVSRAENESLVLGPQIAFTESMVTNLNIIRWRLDTPEFTTEKLIIGSEIPTEIRIVYLKNIANNDLINTVRQRLEDLDVNDVMDSNVLAQYIEDRSSSIFPQLLTTELPDRLCNSLINGKVGIMVDKSPTVLVTPSTLFSFLESTEDIYFRWNIGTFLRLMRLAAMFLSILLTPAYVAGLSFHVEVIPSSLLVSLGQSRANVPFPPVFEALLLELLIELLREAGARLPTKVGQTMGIVGGIVLGQAAVKAGFTSNILIIVVALSALASFTAPSYMMGGAIRVIRFPMIILSGLWGLIGIFLGLSFLVIHLLKVTSLGTPYLSPLYPFHFADLDNSIIRLPWSRANKRPTVNETKKPIKFSEKEAKKKRDIDE, translated from the coding sequence ATGCGCCGTTCTGTACAAAAGAAGAAGAAGCCAAGTGATACGTTTCCTTGTTCAATTGAAGAATTTAAGAAGCAGCTTTCAACGATGCTTCAGGATAGTCCAGACCTTAACTTCACGACGTACACGCTCGGACAAAAGCGCGTCCTGATCTTCTACTTCACCTATCAAATTAATAAAGAACAGCTTCACAGAAGCCTATTAGATACACTCCTCACTTCTCAGAATAAAACATGGGATGCAAAAATGATCCAAAACGAAGTGCCTCTTGCTTCGAGTACGTTGCATGACACCCTTGTATCCGTGGCCAAAGAACTCATCCAAGGCGGAGCAGGGATCTATGTAGAAGAAGATGACCAACCGATTACGTACTACATTCCAGAACAAGCGCGTCGCGCTGTATCTCGAGCGGAAAATGAATCACTCGTTCTCGGTCCTCAAATTGCTTTCACAGAATCCATGGTCACAAACTTAAACATTATCAGATGGCGTTTAGACACACCTGAATTTACAACCGAAAAGTTAATTATCGGATCCGAAATTCCAACTGAAATTCGGATCGTCTACTTAAAGAATATAGCAAATAATGACTTAATTAACACAGTACGCCAAAGGCTTGAAGACCTTGATGTGAACGATGTGATGGATAGCAACGTGCTAGCACAGTACATCGAGGATCGCTCATCAAGTATTTTTCCACAGCTTTTGACCACAGAGCTACCAGACAGACTCTGTAACTCCTTAATTAACGGCAAAGTAGGGATTATGGTGGATAAAAGTCCGACGGTTCTGGTGACTCCGTCGACGTTATTTAGCTTTTTAGAATCTACAGAAGATATTTATTTCAGATGGAACATTGGGACGTTTCTTCGCTTAATGCGATTAGCAGCGATGTTCTTATCGATATTATTAACACCTGCTTACGTGGCTGGTCTATCCTTCCATGTAGAAGTAATCCCTTCTTCTCTCTTGGTCTCATTAGGACAATCAAGAGCCAATGTTCCATTCCCGCCTGTGTTTGAGGCCTTATTGCTAGAACTCTTAATTGAACTACTCAGGGAGGCCGGCGCCCGGCTACCGACCAAAGTGGGTCAGACAATGGGTATTGTAGGCGGTATCGTATTAGGTCAAGCTGCCGTTAAAGCCGGATTCACGAGTAATATCTTAATTATAGTCGTAGCCCTCAGTGCTTTAGCCTCCTTTACAGCGCCTAGCTATATGATGGGAGGAGCCATAAGGGTTATACGATTTCCAATGATTATTCTATCTGGCTTATGGGGGCTTATAGGAATCTTCCTTGGTTTATCGTTTCTAGTTATCCATTTACTGAAAGTAACGTCTCTTGGCACACCATACCTATCTCCATTGTATCCGTTCCACTTTGCTGATTTGGATAACTCGATCATAAGACTTCCATGGTCTCGTGCGAACAAACGCCCAACCGTAAATGAAACAAAGAAACCTATAAAATTCTCGGAAAAGGAAGCCAAAAAGAAAAGAGATATTGATGAGTAG
- a CDS encoding TIGR00341 family protein: MSLQLIEAYIPDKHFESVNEKLQEQPHTSYWVSSESEERMLVRILVGSDQVEEILNYLESVSNVVDGFETMLIPVRTYLSRETLNSESEEETNQEDADEEEKQILLRASRQELISFVESNSVTTLNYSLMIFFSAVVGSMGFIKDSDAVVIGSMVIAPLIGPVIATAFAAILGDYRLLGKAALTSFIGVAIVVVMAILFNFIFHMSGESSQYTSRTGVTGSDFFLALAAGGAGAIATLNRKAGNLVGVMVAVALLPPNVALGMSIGKGLWDEAYGSFLLVTVNIMCILLSAVIVFSLAGIRPVRWKEVQRANVSRSLSIVFVLIIVASLVGVIFLGEGISMQ; encoded by the coding sequence ATGAGCCTGCAATTAATAGAAGCATATATTCCTGATAAACATTTTGAATCGGTCAATGAGAAGTTACAGGAACAGCCGCATACCTCCTATTGGGTTTCGAGTGAATCCGAAGAAAGAATGTTAGTAAGGATCCTTGTAGGCTCTGACCAGGTCGAAGAGATCCTGAACTATTTAGAGAGTGTCTCAAACGTTGTAGACGGATTTGAAACCATGTTAATTCCGGTGCGTACGTATTTATCACGGGAAACGTTAAATAGTGAGAGTGAAGAAGAAACAAACCAAGAAGATGCAGATGAGGAAGAAAAGCAAATTCTCCTTCGGGCAAGTCGTCAGGAACTAATTTCATTTGTGGAGAGTAACAGCGTAACGACATTAAATTACTCTCTTATGATCTTTTTTTCAGCTGTCGTGGGGTCAATGGGCTTTATTAAAGATAGCGATGCAGTTGTGATTGGCTCGATGGTGATTGCTCCTTTGATTGGTCCGGTTATTGCCACGGCTTTTGCTGCGATTCTTGGAGATTATCGGTTGCTTGGAAAGGCTGCTCTGACTTCCTTTATCGGTGTGGCTATTGTGGTCGTTATGGCTATTTTGTTTAATTTTATCTTTCATATGAGTGGGGAATCTTCTCAATATACATCGAGGACAGGTGTCACGGGTTCTGACTTTTTCCTGGCTCTCGCCGCCGGGGGGGCAGGAGCGATTGCTACGCTGAATCGAAAGGCCGGAAACTTGGTAGGTGTTATGGTAGCTGTAGCTTTGCTGCCACCAAACGTTGCACTTGGGATGTCGATTGGGAAAGGGTTATGGGATGAAGCGTACGGATCGTTTCTCCTTGTCACGGTCAATATTATGTGCATTCTGTTATCTGCGGTCATTGTTTTCTCCCTTGCAGGTATTCGGCCTGTCAGGTGGAAGGAAGTACAACGGGCCAATGTGTCGAGGTCCTTGTCTATTGTATTTGTATTAATCATTGTAGCTTCTTTAGTAGGGGTTATCTTTCTGGGTGAGGGAATTTCAATGCAATAA